A single region of the Oryzias latipes chromosome 19, ASM223467v1 genome encodes:
- the LOC101157574 gene encoding NLR family CARD domain-containing protein 3 has protein sequence MECVAEQIPEVFQEPVSSSQAAVHHFQPIFTAYGGSSILAPSIINSTVGTFTINFQQDQGFADELNEESSQDNTANCNTEVTDNKFAEHQQKLKVVLKKKFSYLHEGPTSSASKTLLNQIYTELYITEGGSCEVNKEHEVRQIETVSKVRATQDKVVHCNSLFEPQPGRDCPIRTVVTRGVAGIGKTVSIHKFTVDWAEGKANANIDFVFPLSFRELNFQKKKTLSLEDLLKAFYPDIKEGQIFANNEIKKLFILDGLDESRLSLDFRNSEIITEITQPATVAVILTNLIRGKLLSSSLVWITSRPVASSQIPVECIDLLTEVRGFNNLQKEEYFRKKIEDRELAQKVISHVKSCRSLHIMCHIPVFCWIAASVLEKKLPKKDSNDTPKTLTQMYIYFLSLFVENMKKRLPERRQSSAECVKANLLALGKLAFKELEKGHLIFYESDLKLNGIDVAQASMFSGVYTQIFNEELTLCQEKMFCFVHLSIQEFFAALYVFLTFHNDNNNVLVKKSSSSRWFPFRESSELNLYKAAIEKALQSESGHFDIFLRFLLGLSMESNQVLLKHLMTTDRTHQRTRAEVQKHIKEKIKLSQSPDRCLNLFHCLNELNDHSLVQEIQSHFVSGRLKSADLSPAQWATLVFVLLTSEEELQEFDLSRFSRSEEALLRLLPVMRTAQVAKLNACHLTMTCCEKLPNGIRSSQLRELDLSNNNLTDEGFMHLFVSLRDSKLQTLRLRSCDLTEESSDRLAAIISFASCELTVLDLADNDFKDTGVKKLSGGLGSPHCKLQKLDLSFCRVTELGCTFLASALNSSGLKELDLSYNHPGESGLMLLQMLKEDPQCSLQKLGVDQCRVFRIQPSPKKYFMDELTLDPNTAHKDLSLSDGNRKARRWTKLPYPDHSERFDFQRQVLCREALTGRCYWEVGWSGPVRIGVAYKQMGRKGEGQDCSLGYNDSSWALSCNKDKCWALHCGVKVDVTVAPNSTVGVFLDWSAGKLSFYSVSCGSLTLLHTFSTIFTEPVCPAFHLGWADSTVQLC, from the exons ATGGAGTGTGTTGCTGAACAGATACCTGAGGTGTTTCAAG agcCCGTTTCCTCAAGTCAAGCAGCAGTTCATCATTTCCAGCCCATCTTTACTGCTTATGGAGGCAGCAGTATACTTGCCCCGTCCATTATCAATTCCACAGTCGGCACCTTCACCATCAACTTTCAACAAGACCAAG GTTTTGCTGATGAACTGAATGAAGAATCCAGTCAAGACAACACAGCCAATTGTAATACAGAGGTGACCG aTAACAAGTTTGCAGAACACCAACAGAAACTGAAAGTGGTCTTGAAGAAGAAGTTCAGTTATTTGCACGAAGGCCCGACGAGCAGTGCAAGCAAAACCCTTCTCAACCAAATTTACACAGAGCTCTACATCACTGAGGGAGGAAGCTGTGAGGTCAATAAAGAGCATGAAGTTCGCCAGATCGAGACGGTATCCAAAGTGAGAGCCACTCAGGACAAAGTCGTCCACTGCAATAGCCTGTTCGAGCCCCAACCAGGAAGAGACTGCCCCATAAGAACTGTGGTGACGAGGGGGGTGGCTGGCATTGGAAAAACCGTATCCATCCATAAATTTACTGTAGACTGGGCAGAAGGGAAGGCCAATGCCAACATAGATTTTGTATTTCCGCTTTCTTTCCGGGAGCtgaattttcagaaaaagaaaacgctgAGTCTGGAGGATCTTCTGAAAGCGTTTTACCCGGATATTAAAGAAGGACAAATCTTTGCAAACAATGAAATCAAAAAGCTTTTCATCCTGGACGGTCTGGATGAGAGCCGGCTCTCTTTGGATTTCCGCAACAGTGAAATCATTACAGAGATCACGCAGCCAGCAACAGTTGCTGTCATTCTGACCAACCTCATCAGGGGAAAGCTTCTGTCTTCGTCTCTGGTTTGGATCACGTCCCGTCCCGTAGCTTCCAGCCAAATCCCCGTGGAATGCATCGACCTCCTGACCGAGGTGCGAGGGTTCAACAACCTACAGAAAGAGGAATACTTCAGGAAAAAAATTGAAGACAGGGAGTTGGCACAGAAGGTGATCAGCCACGTGAAATCCTGCAGAAGTCTGCACATCATGTGCCACATTCCGGTCTTCTGTTGGATAGCAGCAAGCGTGCTGGAGAAAAAGTTGCCAAAAAAAGACAGCAATGACACGCCAAAGACTCTCACACAGATGTACATCTATTTCTTGTCGTTGTTTGTGGAGAACATGAAGAAGAGGCTGCCAGAAAGAAGACAGTCAAGTGCTGAATGTGTCAAAGCTAACCTGCTGGCTTTAGGTAAGCTGGCTTTCAAAGAGCTGGAGAAAGGTCACCTGATCTTCTATGAGAGTGACCTCAAACTGAACGGCATCGACGTCGCCCAGGCGTCCATGTTCTCTGGAGTCTACACACAAATCTTCAACGAGGAGTTGACTCTCTGTCAGGAGAAGATGTTCTGCTTTGTGCATCTGAGCATCCAAGAGTTCTTTGCAGCGTTGTATGTTTTCCTCACCTTCCACAACGACAACAACAACGTTCTGGTTAAaaagtcctcctcctccagatgGTTTCCATTCAGAGAATCGTCAGAGCTCAACCTGTACAAAGCAGCCATAGAAAAGGCATTGCAGAGTGAGAGTGGGCATTTCGACATTTTCCTGCGCTTCCTTTTGGGCCTGTCGATGGAGTCCAACCAGGTGCTGCTAAAACATCTAATGACCACCGACAGAACTCACCAAAGGACAAGAGCTGAGGTCCAAAAACACATCAAGGAGAAGATCAAACTGAGCCAATCCCCTGACAGGTGCCTCAACCTTTTTCACTGTCTGAACGAGCTGAACGACCACTCTCTTGTCCAGGAGATCCAGAGCCACTTTGTTTCAGGACGTCTGAAGTCCGCTGACCTTTCACCTGCTCAGTGGGCCACTCTGGTTTTTGTTCTGCTGACctcagaggaggagctgcaggagtttgaCCTGAGCAGATTCAGCAGGTCGGAGGAGGCTCTCCTTAGGCTGCTGCCAGTCATGAGAACAGCCCAGGTGGCAAA gCTGAATGCATGTCATCTCACTATGACCTGCTGTGAAAAACTTCCAAATGGCATCAGGTCCTCCCAGCTGagagaactggacctgagcaaCAATAACCTCACAGATGAAGGGTTTATGCATCTCTTTGTGTCTCTGAGGGACAGCAAACTGCAGACACTCAG atTGAGAAGTTGTGACCTTACAGAAGAGAGCAGTGACAGGCTGGCAGCAATCATTAGTTTTGCCTCCTGCGAGCTGACAGTCCTGGACCTCGCTGACAATGACTTTAAAGACACGGGAGTCAAAAAGTTGTCCGGCGGATTAGGGAGCCCTCATTGTAAACTCCAGAAGCTTGA TCTGTCCTTCTGCAGGGTGACAGAGCTGGGCTGCACTTTCTTGGCATCGGCGCTAAATTCATCTGGGCTAAAAGAGCTGGACTTGAGCTACAACCACCCTGGAGAATCAGGcctgatgctgctgcagatgcTAAAAGAAGACCCACAATGCAGTCTGCAGAAACTCGG TGTGGATCAGTGCCGAGTATTCCGGATCCAGCCTAGTCCAAAGAAAT aCTTCATGGATGAACTCACTCTGGATCCCAACACAGCACACAAAGACCTCTCACTGTCTGACGGAAATAGGAAAGCAAGACGCTGGACAAAGCTGCCGTACCCGGATCACTCGGAGAGGTTTGATTTCCAGAGACAGGTGCTGTGCAGGGAGGCCCTGACAGGACGCTGCTACTGGGAGGTTGGATGGAGTGGTCCGGTCAGAATAGGAGTGGCGTACAAACAAATGGGCAGGAAGGGGGAGGGTCAGGACTGCTCGTTGGGCTACAATGACTCCTCGTGGGCTCTGAGCTGTAACAAAGACAAGTGCTGGGCTCTGCACTGTGGAGTGAAGGTCGATGTGACAGTCGCACCCAACAGCACAGTTGGGGTTTTCCTGGACTGGTCTGCCGGGAAGCTCTCCTTCTACAGCGTCTCCTGTGGCTCTCTGACCCTTCTTCACACCTTCAGCACCATCTTCACAGAACCCGTGTGTCCCGCGTTTCATCTAGGCTGGGCGGACTCTACAGTGCAGCTGTGCTGA